A section of the Deltaproteobacteria bacterium genome encodes:
- a CDS encoding ABC transporter permease subunit: protein MKGFLTIFWREVRAYFSGPMAWTVAGGFLFLSGQFFLAMMDSYVRDYLMSRDSPIMRGQTPDINIMMSQGVFPYLTTFLLFFTPLITMRLFTEERTMKTDELLFTSPVSTTAIVLGKYSAALFVVAVMLAGTLHIPAVLHQISPLDLRPLYSGYLGVFLVGAAFTSIGVFASSVTESQIVAALLSFVGLLTLLVLGWLTGMFEGSFLRPVIEYAAYDKHFENLSKGILDTRDIVYFVSLPALFLFATHRTLGTSQWRS from the coding sequence ATGAAGGGTTTCCTGACGATCTTCTGGCGCGAGGTCCGCGCCTACTTCAGCGGGCCGATGGCGTGGACCGTGGCGGGCGGATTCCTGTTCCTGAGCGGCCAGTTCTTTCTGGCAATGATGGACTCATACGTGCGGGATTACCTGATGAGCCGCGACAGTCCGATCATGCGGGGCCAGACGCCGGACATCAACATCATGATGTCGCAGGGCGTATTCCCCTACCTGACGACATTCCTGCTGTTCTTCACGCCGCTCATCACGATGCGGCTGTTCACTGAAGAGCGCACCATGAAAACCGACGAACTGCTGTTCACTTCGCCGGTATCGACCACGGCGATCGTGCTCGGCAAGTATTCCGCCGCGCTGTTCGTTGTGGCCGTGATGCTGGCGGGGACGCTCCATATACCCGCCGTACTGCACCAGATCAGCCCCCTCGACCTGCGGCCGCTGTATTCCGGCTACCTGGGCGTGTTCCTGGTGGGGGCCGCCTTCACCAGCATCGGCGTTTTTGCCAGTTCGGTCACCGAGAGCCAGATCGTTGCGGCGCTGCTGTCGTTCGTGGGACTGCTGACGCTTCTGGTGCTGGGATGGCTGACAGGAATGTTCGAGGGGTCGTTCCTGAGGCCGGTGATCGAATACGCCGCGTATGACAAGCACTTCGAGAACCTGTCCAAGGGCATCCTCGACACGCGGGATATCGTTTACTTCGTGTCGCTGCCGGCGCTGTTCCTGTTCGCCACGCATCGTACGCTCGGCACGAGCCAGTGGCGGAGCTAA
- a CDS encoding ATP-binding cassette domain-containing protein, with the protein MIEVSHLDRYFGSYLAVRDVSFRVDEGQVMGFLGPNGAGKTTTMRCLTGYLPPTSGRVVVDGFDVTEAPFEVKKRIGYLPETPPLYGDMIVVDYLRFVADLKGVEGSRRNGLVDRAIQLCGLSDVSGRLIRNLSKGYRQRVGIAQAIVHEPRVVILDEPTSGLDPNQVIEIRQVIADLAKERTVILSTHILSEVEKTCRQVTIINEGRIVASDTVERLLQGSGGRRLQLVFEKEAPAAASEILSVPGVRSASWAGEDSHRTLVIETGLEPDSRAEIARFAVEKGYGLVEFRGAAESLESIFRRLTSEEASGEVPQA; encoded by the coding sequence ATGATCGAAGTTTCGCATCTGGACCGCTATTTCGGCAGTTATCTGGCCGTGCGGGATGTTTCATTTCGTGTCGACGAAGGACAGGTGATGGGATTCCTGGGGCCGAACGGTGCCGGAAAGACCACTACCATGCGCTGCCTCACGGGCTACCTGCCTCCGACCTCGGGACGTGTGGTTGTGGACGGCTTCGACGTGACCGAGGCCCCCTTCGAGGTGAAGAAACGGATCGGCTACCTGCCCGAGACGCCGCCACTCTATGGCGACATGATCGTCGTCGATTATCTCCGGTTCGTCGCCGACCTCAAGGGCGTCGAGGGGAGCCGCCGCAACGGCCTTGTGGACCGGGCCATCCAGCTTTGCGGTCTTTCCGACGTGTCGGGGAGGCTTATCCGCAACCTGTCGAAGGGCTACCGGCAACGGGTTGGTATCGCGCAGGCGATTGTCCATGAGCCACGGGTTGTCATTCTTGATGAGCCCACCTCGGGGCTCGACCCCAATCAGGTGATCGAGATCCGGCAAGTGATTGCCGACCTGGCCAAAGAGCGCACGGTGATCCTGTCAACGCACATCCTGTCGGAGGTCGAGAAGACCTGCCGCCAGGTCACGATCATCAACGAGGGGCGGATCGTGGCGAGCGATACGGTCGAACGGCTGCTCCAGGGATCGGGTGGCCGCCGCCTTCAGCTGGTATTCGAGAAGGAGGCCCCGGCAGCCGCCAGTGAAATACTGTCAGTCCCGGGCGTCCGGTCAGCGAGCTGGGCTGGCGAGGATTCGCACCGCACGCTGGTGATCGAAACCGGACTTGAGCCGGATTCGCGGGCAGAGATCGCCCGTTTCGCCGTCGAGAAGGGTTATGGGCTTGTCGAGTTCCGCGGGGCGGCCGAATCGCTGGAGTCGATCTTCCGGCGGCTGACTTCCGAGGAAGCGTCCGGGGAGGTGCCGCAGGCATGA
- the xseA gene encoding exodeoxyribonuclease VII large subunit, whose product MPRDYPETPVVSVADFVRQVNDVLRSNVPGVWVEGELSSYKVWPSGHAYFTLKDRDAVLEAVMFAPGPRQLRFQPRAGLSVIVHGRPDIYPARGQFKLLADRILPQGEGILQLQFQQLVERLRKEGLFDDQWKRPIPPFPERIGVVTSVRGAAVRDFLRTLFHRWPGAAVVLADSPVQGADAPLRLVHALHDLATHGEVDVIALVRGGGSLEDLWAFNDENLARAIRSCPVPVVTGVGHETDTTIADFAADLRASTPTQAAMILSRSVADVSDGVRKRRQAIVRTMQVRLQDARLRAQAASTRIADPRHLFAGRRRQITDASGLLERLLRSRLSGWKSRTITALERVQAADPRKRLAAQHRRASDLRQILIRSAERLLAERRRRFGELPARLDAMSPLKVLSRGYSVLTTAAGQAVRSATEVRPGERLTARLHHGRLDVEVKTRYEESG is encoded by the coding sequence ATGCCCCGCGACTATCCAGAAACTCCGGTCGTCTCGGTGGCCGATTTCGTCCGGCAGGTAAACGACGTCCTGCGGTCAAATGTTCCGGGCGTGTGGGTCGAGGGCGAACTGTCCAGTTACAAGGTCTGGCCGAGCGGCCATGCCTACTTCACGCTGAAGGACCGGGATGCGGTCCTCGAGGCGGTCATGTTCGCTCCCGGTCCGAGGCAGCTCCGCTTCCAGCCGCGTGCGGGGCTTTCGGTCATCGTGCACGGGCGGCCGGACATCTACCCGGCGAGGGGCCAGTTCAAGCTGCTGGCCGACCGGATACTCCCCCAGGGCGAGGGAATCCTGCAGCTCCAGTTCCAGCAGCTCGTCGAGCGACTCCGCAAGGAAGGACTGTTCGACGACCAGTGGAAGCGGCCCATTCCGCCGTTCCCCGAGCGGATCGGCGTCGTTACGTCGGTGCGGGGCGCCGCCGTGCGGGATTTCCTCCGGACCCTTTTCCACCGCTGGCCGGGAGCGGCCGTCGTGCTCGCCGACAGCCCGGTCCAGGGTGCGGATGCCCCCCTGAGGCTCGTGCATGCACTGCATGACCTCGCCACCCATGGAGAGGTGGATGTCATCGCCCTGGTCCGGGGCGGAGGCTCGCTGGAAGACCTGTGGGCCTTCAATGACGAGAATCTCGCCAGGGCCATCCGGTCCTGCCCTGTCCCCGTCGTGACCGGAGTCGGCCACGAAACCGACACCACTATCGCAGACTTCGCAGCCGATCTCAGGGCCTCCACCCCCACGCAGGCGGCGATGATTCTCTCGCGCAGCGTCGCCGACGTATCCGACGGCGTACGCAAGCGGCGGCAGGCGATCGTGAGAACCATGCAGGTGCGGCTCCAAGATGCCCGCCTGCGGGCGCAGGCAGCCTCCACCCGTATCGCCGATCCCCGCCACCTGTTCGCCGGCCGAAGGCGGCAGATCACCGATGCCTCTGGCCTGCTTGAACGCCTCCTCCGGTCCCGGCTCTCCGGCTGGAAATCCCGGACAATTACAGCACTGGAGCGGGTCCAGGCGGCTGATCCGCGCAAACGGCTTGCCGCGCAGCACCGGAGGGCATCCGATCTCAGACAAATCCTGATCCGGTCAGCCGAGCGGCTGCTCGCCGAGCGCCGACGGAGATTCGGCGAACTTCCCGCCCGGCTAGATGCCATGAGCCCGCTCAAGGTGCTTTCGCGGGGCTATTCGGTCCTCACCACTGCCGCCGGCCAGGCCGTCCGCAGCGCCACCGAGGTCAGGCCGGGGGAACGCCTGACGGCCCGGCTCCACCACGGCCGGCTCGACGTTGAGGTCAAAACCCGTTACGAGGAGTCTGGCTGA
- a CDS encoding bifunctional riboflavin kinase/FAD synthetase, whose product MKVANARKIGPRFFDRTVLAIGNFDGVHRGHHAILSEVVRLAKTTGGPSVIYTFQPHPRKVLFGPDSTRVLTDFDTKVRLLSRFGVDWMVWDEFTRDFSEQSAAEFVEKRLVGTFHVEHVLLGYDSHFGKDRSGGASELVELGRRFNFTVDQLGPVHVGERPISSTWIRESIESGNIRMANGLLGYEFFLNGIVWKGQRRGRTLGFPTANLLTQAEVLPKTGVYATRVRLDGKILDSVTNVGLNPTFTEGGAGHPLNIETHIFGLDADIYGRQIDVIFHDRLRDEQKFSGVEALKAQITADCQKARDLLAKMPPPEDF is encoded by the coding sequence GTGAAAGTCGCCAATGCCAGAAAGATCGGCCCCCGGTTCTTCGACCGGACCGTGCTCGCCATCGGAAACTTTGATGGCGTTCACAGGGGGCATCACGCGATCCTGAGCGAGGTGGTGCGGCTCGCAAAAACGACCGGCGGGCCCTCCGTCATCTACACCTTCCAGCCGCATCCCCGGAAGGTCCTGTTCGGCCCCGATTCGACCCGGGTGCTGACCGACTTCGACACGAAGGTCCGGTTACTGTCCAGATTCGGCGTGGACTGGATGGTCTGGGATGAATTCACCCGTGATTTCTCCGAGCAGTCGGCAGCCGAATTCGTCGAGAAGCGGCTGGTCGGGACATTCCACGTCGAACACGTGCTGCTGGGCTATGACAGCCACTTCGGCAAGGACCGCTCGGGCGGCGCGAGCGAACTGGTTGAGCTGGGCCGCCGGTTCAACTTCACCGTGGACCAGCTCGGGCCGGTACATGTGGGCGAGCGGCCCATCAGTTCGACCTGGATCCGCGAATCCATCGAGTCAGGCAACATACGGATGGCGAACGGGCTGCTCGGTTACGAGTTTTTCCTGAACGGAATCGTCTGGAAGGGTCAGCGGCGGGGCCGGACTCTCGGCTTCCCGACCGCGAACCTGCTCACGCAGGCCGAAGTACTGCCCAAAACCGGTGTCTATGCCACCCGTGTCCGGCTGGATGGAAAGATACTGGATAGTGTGACCAACGTGGGGCTCAACCCGACCTTCACCGAAGGTGGCGCCGGTCATCCCCTCAACATCGAGACGCACATTTTCGGGCTCGACGCCGACATCTATGGCCGCCAGATTGACGTGATTTTTCATGACCGGCTTCGCGATGAGCAGAAGTTTTCCGGCGTGGAGGCCCTCAAGGCGCAGATTACGGCAGATTGCCAGAAGGCGCGGGACCTCCTGGCGAAAATGCCTCCACCGGAGGATTTCTGA
- the aroE gene encoding shikimate dehydrogenase, which produces MDSRTAAGIRATTRLLAVLGHPVSHSLSPAMHNAAIAALGLDLLYIAHDVEPRNLDDVLKGLRKAGYLGVNLTIPHKEAAVRLCTKISPEARLARSVNTLRFGADGIYGDTTDGAGLLDSLKAEFGFSPKGKRIVILGAGGTARSVAAALAGTAKTIHIANRTVEKADHLAALMNRAPGKTLFTSSMLDQLELAAPLQDAQLVINTTSASLTGAALPRLPWKILDTDTIAVDVMYGRPTKFLADAKRHGLRHSDGLGMLVHQGARALRIWTGRNPDTRIMREAARKALKQGR; this is translated from the coding sequence ATGGATTCCCGCACCGCTGCCGGTATCCGGGCCACGACACGGCTCCTCGCCGTGCTGGGCCACCCCGTGAGCCATTCGCTGAGCCCTGCTATGCATAACGCTGCCATTGCCGCGCTCGGTCTCGATCTGTTGTACATCGCACACGACGTCGAACCCCGAAATCTCGACGACGTGCTGAAAGGCCTCCGGAAGGCGGGATACCTTGGTGTCAATCTCACCATTCCGCACAAGGAGGCTGCCGTCCGGCTTTGCACGAAAATCTCGCCGGAAGCCCGGCTCGCCAGAAGCGTGAATACACTCCGGTTTGGTGCGGACGGCATCTACGGCGACACGACCGATGGCGCCGGCCTGCTGGATTCCCTGAAGGCGGAATTCGGGTTCTCGCCAAAAGGAAAGCGGATTGTCATTCTGGGAGCCGGTGGCACTGCACGGTCGGTGGCGGCCGCGCTCGCTGGCACCGCAAAGACGATTCACATCGCCAACCGCACGGTTGAAAAGGCCGACCATCTGGCGGCGCTGATGAACCGGGCACCGGGCAAAACGCTTTTCACATCGTCAATGCTGGACCAGTTGGAGCTGGCCGCCCCGCTCCAGGACGCGCAACTGGTCATCAATACGACCAGCGCCAGTCTCACGGGCGCGGCCCTGCCCCGTCTCCCATGGAAAATCCTGGATACGGACACCATCGCCGTTGATGTGATGTACGGAAGGCCCACAAAGTTTCTGGCTGATGCGAAACGCCACGGACTTCGCCATTCGGACGGCCTGGGTATGCTCGTCCATCAGGGAGCACGGGCCCTCCGCATCTGGACCGGCCGGAATCCCGACACCCGGATCATGCGGGAAGCGGCGCGAAAAGCACTGAAGCAGGGCCGTTGA
- a CDS encoding MMPL family transporter: protein MPETFINSLARRWSRLVLRWPGILLALLTAATGLLGWYASGLELRSDFKELLPQESQAVRDYNQYRDRLGGVGNFIIVVENRNFDAARDYVDALVAALEEKTPPGQIEYIDYRVTAQREFFEKNKYLYVDVEDLVTIRERLRTKIEWETICSNPMYIDIAGDCDEDPGFTFDDIQDKYRALGRRYDHYIENYYTSADGSLIAILIKPSHDAASVTNVEAFLKAVEPVIQSVDPAAFDPSIQLRYTGAFMMAYGEYKAIFNDILSTAALCFVLVLLALVLYFRRFRTIYLIFSGVIFGLVWMFALTRHQYGFLNSVTGFLGIVVLGNGINNAIVLVARYLEERRRGEEMPEAMETALASTLRATFVAAFTTAAAYATLVISDMQGHKQFGVIGSFGMAACWLATFLVVPPLICLSERFRPISPEGYAESRIRVGDWIYKSIRRYPQGWISAGALLTVAGTVCLGLFLRDPWEEDYTKVRSQSSLRSGYQATNRLIMERIFDLSLTPAAVLVDDPEDVPAVVAELERRRETPDSIIDSIRYVAGFVPDRQGEKLAVLDDIRELMDGQALRFLNAEQRTEVDRIRESINLEKITVDDLPDEIVRNFREKDGSFDKVIYVFPDNSRELVYKSNLQAYVDSVRHIRLDNGKEVTSASEQTLVIDTINLTIETAPVVVGLAYGLVLLLVAVLFPSARAIITLMITLTAGFLMIFMGFYGLNQKLTFFNFITLPLTIGIGIDYGTNIYSRYELDGRGSIRDVLRTTGGAVMLCSVTTVIGYLSLLIANNLMLVYFGWLCLIGEITTVFTAIVLLPAWLLWRERRELVMPPAG from the coding sequence ATGCCCGAAACATTCATCAACTCGCTTGCCCGCCGCTGGTCCCGGCTTGTGCTCCGGTGGCCCGGCATCCTTCTTGCCCTGCTAACGGCGGCGACGGGCCTGCTCGGCTGGTATGCATCGGGCCTTGAGCTGCGTTCCGATTTCAAGGAACTCCTGCCGCAGGAGTCGCAGGCCGTCAGGGACTACAACCAGTACCGTGACCGGCTGGGCGGTGTCGGTAACTTTATCATCGTCGTCGAGAACCGGAACTTCGACGCCGCCCGCGACTATGTGGATGCGCTGGTTGCCGCGCTGGAGGAGAAGACCCCTCCCGGCCAGATCGAATACATCGACTACCGCGTGACCGCCCAGCGGGAGTTCTTCGAGAAGAACAAGTACCTCTATGTCGATGTGGAAGATCTCGTCACGATCCGCGAGCGGCTCCGCACCAAGATCGAGTGGGAGACCATCTGCAGCAACCCGATGTATATCGACATCGCTGGCGATTGCGACGAGGACCCCGGTTTCACCTTCGACGACATCCAGGACAAATACCGCGCCCTTGGCCGCCGTTACGACCACTATATCGAGAACTACTACACGTCGGCCGACGGCAGCCTGATCGCCATACTCATCAAGCCGAGCCACGATGCGGCGAGCGTCACCAACGTGGAGGCGTTCCTCAAGGCCGTCGAACCGGTGATCCAGTCGGTCGATCCCGCCGCCTTCGATCCGTCCATCCAGCTCAGATACACGGGCGCCTTCATGATGGCCTATGGGGAATACAAGGCCATCTTCAACGATATTCTCTCCACGGCCGCGCTCTGCTTTGTCCTGGTGCTCCTGGCTCTGGTCCTCTATTTCCGGCGGTTCCGGACGATTTACCTGATCTTCAGCGGTGTCATCTTCGGCCTCGTCTGGATGTTTGCCCTGACGCGGCACCAGTACGGTTTCCTCAACTCCGTCACGGGATTCCTCGGAATCGTGGTGCTGGGGAACGGCATCAACAACGCGATCGTGCTCGTCGCCCGATACCTCGAAGAACGCCGCCGCGGGGAAGAGATGCCGGAGGCGATGGAAACCGCCCTGGCCTCGACCCTTCGTGCGACATTCGTCGCTGCCTTCACGACGGCGGCGGCCTACGCGACGCTCGTCATCTCCGACATGCAGGGGCACAAGCAGTTCGGCGTCATCGGCTCCTTTGGCATGGCCGCCTGCTGGCTGGCCACGTTCCTCGTCGTCCCACCGCTCATCTGCCTGTCGGAGCGGTTCCGCCCGATCTCGCCGGAAGGCTACGCCGAAAGCCGGATCCGGGTGGGAGACTGGATCTACAAGTCGATCCGCCGGTATCCGCAAGGCTGGATTTCAGCGGGTGCCCTGCTCACCGTGGCCGGGACCGTCTGCCTCGGCCTGTTCCTCCGGGATCCGTGGGAAGAGGACTACACAAAAGTCCGGTCACAGTCGTCGCTCCGGAGCGGCTACCAGGCGACCAACCGTCTCATCATGGAGCGGATATTCGACCTGTCGCTGACCCCCGCAGCGGTCCTTGTGGATGATCCGGAAGATGTCCCCGCTGTTGTCGCCGAACTGGAACGGCGGCGGGAGACGCCGGATTCCATCATCGACTCCATCCGGTATGTGGCGGGATTTGTTCCGGACCGGCAGGGGGAGAAGCTCGCTGTCCTCGACGATATCCGCGAACTGATGGACGGGCAGGCACTCAGATTCCTGAATGCCGAGCAGCGCACGGAGGTGGACCGGATCCGCGAGTCCATCAACCTGGAGAAAATCACCGTGGATGACCTCCCCGATGAGATCGTCCGGAACTTCCGCGAAAAGGACGGTTCATTCGACAAGGTAATCTACGTGTTCCCCGACAACAGCCGGGAGCTGGTCTACAAGAGCAACCTCCAGGCGTATGTGGACTCCGTACGGCATATCCGGCTGGATAACGGCAAGGAAGTCACTTCCGCCAGCGAGCAGACGCTGGTTATCGACACCATCAACCTGACGATCGAGACCGCCCCTGTCGTCGTCGGCCTCGCCTACGGGCTTGTGCTGCTGCTGGTGGCCGTCCTGTTCCCGTCAGCACGCGCAATCATCACGCTGATGATCACGCTGACGGCCGGCTTCCTGATGATCTTCATGGGGTTCTATGGACTCAACCAGAAGCTCACATTCTTCAACTTCATCACCCTGCCGCTCACCATCGGCATCGGTATCGACTACGGAACGAACATCTACAGCCGGTACGAACTGGATGGCCGCGGCTCGATCCGCGACGTGCTGAGGACGACCGGCGGAGCCGTGATGCTCTGCTCGGTAACAACAGTGATCGGGTACCTGTCGCTGCTCATCGCCAACAACCTGATGCTGGTCTACTTCGGGTGGCTGTGCCTCATTGGCGAGATCACCACCGTTTTTACCGCCATCGTGCTGCTCCCCGCCTGGCTCCTGTGGCGGGAACGGCGGGAACTGGTCATGCCACCGGCGGGCTGA
- a CDS encoding chlorite dismutase family protein, giving the protein MDLQHTVFGMWNGGHFLHFGEDIGAERLKALVRKSYDLGVRTFITADVYGEGESDRIAGEVLSAYPRDSYCLVGGIGHDFIKGQRDGEKGFPRFTDPSLRPASEYESYIRTSVEESLKRCRTDHFDLVFLHNPDQTGYESPVVWDAMAKLKAEGKTRMLGLAPGPANGFTLDIIQCFEKYGERIDWAMIILNPLEPWPGSYCFAAAKKHNIKVLTRVVDYGGLFHGYIRPGHRFGRNDHRSFRPAGWVEEGLKKIDQMRPIAERHNLSLLHLACQWTMGHDPVEAVVPTLLQEAGPDAKPVEAQLEDLAKLPAKKLLSPEEVAAITKIGDNKGCMQLKGASRQYSGPPQGDQWAMTPQLEEVARRWNFRPDRDFYFAGDPRDMREKGLPIRGEPQLEDRRLFIQLQCFTGANGAGTLVEAMKKSQLECVLYSSANDPHGVGVLVLSENENTFVTTARDLFNSDPFQKLVPVPAMTMFGRTYGGGREPDLKDWLLDKPRRNAMNGDCPWAIWYPLRRKGAFYRLPDAEKGKILFEHGMIGRNYGNAGLAFDIRLECFGMDPNDNEFVIGLVGPRLHPLSKLIADMRPTTQTSEYMDKLGPFFVGKAIWQSGVKGS; this is encoded by the coding sequence ATGGATCTTCAGCATACGGTATTCGGCATGTGGAACGGCGGGCACTTCCTGCACTTCGGCGAGGATATCGGCGCCGAACGGCTGAAGGCGCTGGTGCGCAAATCCTATGACCTGGGCGTCCGGACGTTCATCACGGCCGATGTCTATGGCGAGGGCGAATCCGACCGGATCGCGGGCGAAGTGCTGAGCGCCTATCCCCGCGACAGCTACTGCCTTGTGGGCGGCATCGGGCACGACTTCATCAAGGGCCAGCGCGACGGAGAAAAGGGGTTCCCCCGGTTCACCGACCCCAGCCTTCGCCCGGCCTCCGAATACGAGAGCTACATCCGCACGTCGGTCGAGGAGTCCCTCAAGCGGTGCCGGACGGACCATTTCGACCTCGTGTTCCTGCACAACCCCGACCAGACGGGCTACGAAAGCCCGGTCGTCTGGGACGCGATGGCAAAACTCAAGGCCGAGGGGAAGACCCGGATGCTCGGCCTCGCGCCGGGCCCGGCCAACGGCTTTACCTTAGACATCATCCAGTGCTTCGAAAAATACGGCGAGCGGATCGACTGGGCCATGATCATCCTGAACCCGCTGGAGCCCTGGCCGGGAAGCTACTGCTTCGCGGCGGCCAAAAAGCACAATATCAAGGTGCTGACTCGCGTGGTGGATTACGGCGGCCTCTTCCATGGCTACATCAGGCCGGGCCACCGGTTCGGGCGGAACGATCACCGCTCCTTCCGGCCTGCAGGCTGGGTTGAGGAAGGACTGAAGAAGATCGACCAGATGCGGCCCATCGCCGAGCGGCACAACCTCTCGCTTTTACATCTCGCCTGCCAGTGGACAATGGGACACGATCCGGTGGAAGCCGTCGTGCCGACCCTGCTTCAGGAAGCCGGTCCCGATGCGAAGCCGGTAGAAGCGCAACTGGAAGACCTGGCGAAACTGCCAGCGAAGAAGCTCCTTTCGCCGGAGGAAGTCGCCGCCATAACGAAGATCGGCGACAACAAGGGCTGCATGCAGCTCAAGGGCGCCTCGCGCCAGTACAGCGGTCCGCCGCAGGGCGACCAGTGGGCCATGACCCCGCAACTGGAAGAGGTGGCCAGGCGCTGGAACTTCCGGCCCGACCGGGATTTCTATTTCGCGGGCGACCCCCGCGACATGCGCGAAAAAGGACTCCCCATCCGCGGCGAGCCGCAGCTTGAGGACCGGCGCCTGTTCATCCAGCTCCAGTGCTTCACGGGCGCCAACGGAGCAGGAACGCTCGTCGAGGCGATGAAAAAGAGCCAGCTCGAATGCGTCCTGTATTCCAGCGCCAACGATCCGCATGGCGTGGGCGTGCTGGTCCTGAGCGAGAACGAGAACACCTTCGTCACGACGGCCCGCGACCTGTTCAACAGCGATCCGTTCCAGAAGCTCGTGCCTGTTCCCGCCATGACCATGTTCGGCCGGACCTACGGCGGCGGCCGGGAACCGGACCTCAAGGACTGGCTGCTCGACAAGCCCCGCCGCAACGCGATGAACGGCGACTGCCCGTGGGCCATCTGGTATCCGCTCCGCCGCAAGGGCGCGTTCTACCGGCTGCCGGATGCCGAGAAGGGCAAAATCCTGTTCGAGCACGGAATGATCGGCCGCAACTACGGCAACGCGGGGCTCGCCTTCGACATCCGCCTCGAATGTTTCGGCATGGACCCGAACGACAACGAGTTCGTGATCGGGCTCGTGGGCCCGCGCCTCCACCCGCTCTCGAAACTGATCGCCGACATGCGCCCCACCACCCAGACCTCCGAATACATGGACAAGCTGGGGCCTTTCTTCGTCGGCAAGGCGATCTGGCAGAGTGGCGTGAAGGGCTCATAA